One Phycisphaerae bacterium DNA segment encodes these proteins:
- the holA gene encoding DNA polymerase III subunit delta, producing the protein MKKTDTKPIYVVAGKDEFLVAEQVTALVNQLLTPEQMQMCLWRAEADKVTAVEIFDELRTLPFLAEKRVVVLADADDFVSDNRELLEKYFENPAASGILILTVGKWASNTRLAKILPKKGQLLEVSELKSSSLVSYIRDYAKDRQGKNLSYDAAQMLIELSGDEPGMLRCEIDKLAAYTGSAKIITEKDIAELVGRNRVFGAFEVIDSMMAGDIGRAIEQLRRMFQADKEAEYTVVGAFAWQFRRMFSAAALVQKGEKPDAIARKLRIWNQQEFFSIIKKTGLKRIGDLLRQLAEIDYGIKTGRATAQTAIESMIVQFAGK; encoded by the coding sequence ATGAAAAAAACAGATACAAAGCCGATATACGTCGTCGCGGGCAAGGATGAATTTCTTGTCGCCGAGCAGGTAACGGCACTGGTTAATCAACTGCTGACGCCTGAACAGATGCAGATGTGTCTTTGGCGGGCCGAGGCCGATAAGGTTACGGCGGTGGAGATTTTCGATGAGCTGAGGACTCTGCCGTTTCTGGCGGAAAAACGCGTGGTTGTTCTTGCCGATGCCGATGATTTTGTCAGCGATAACCGGGAGCTTCTCGAAAAATATTTTGAAAATCCTGCGGCCAGCGGTATTTTAATCCTGACGGTCGGGAAATGGGCGTCGAATACCCGGCTTGCGAAAATTCTGCCGAAGAAGGGGCAACTGCTCGAAGTTTCCGAATTAAAATCAAGCTCTCTTGTTTCTTATATACGCGATTACGCCAAGGACAGGCAGGGCAAAAATCTTTCTTACGACGCGGCGCAAATGCTTATCGAACTTTCCGGCGACGAGCCGGGGATGCTTCGGTGCGAAATAGATAAACTGGCGGCGTATACCGGTTCGGCGAAAATAATAACTGAAAAGGATATCGCCGAGCTTGTCGGACGAAACAGGGTGTTCGGGGCGTTCGAGGTTATCGATTCGATGATGGCGGGGGATATAGGAAGGGCGATTGAGCAGCTTCGCAGAATGTTCCAGGCTGATAAGGAAGCCGAATATACGGTGGTGGGGGCGTTCGCATGGCAGTTTCGCAGGATGTTCAGCGCGGCGGCGCTTGTGCAGAAAGGCGAAAAGCCGGACGCGATAGCGAGAAAATTGCGTATCTGGAACCAGCAGGAGTTTTTTAGTATTATTAAGAAGACGGGTCTGAAGAGAATCGGCGATTTGC